AGCAATACATCGGCGAGTTGAAGGCAGGCAAGGAAGGTCCGCGCCAGAGCGACTTCAACATGCGCTGGATCGCGTCGATGGTGGCGGATGTGCACCGTATCCTGAATCGCGGCGGCATCTTCATGTACCCGGCCGACAAGCGCACGCCGGACAAGCCCGGCAAGCTGCGTCTGATGTACGAGGCGAACCCGATGGCATTCATCGTCGAGCAGGCGGGCGGCGCCGCGACGAACGGCGAGAAACGCATTCTGGACATTCAGCCGAAGAGCCTGCACGAGCGTGTGGCTGTGTTCCTCGGCTCGAAGAACGAGGTCGATCGTGTGACCCGATATCACCTCGACGCAAAAAAATGAAGAAAGGGGCTTGCCAAGCTCGTAAAAGAGTCCCTATAATCTCGTTTCTCCTGATGCCGGAATAGCTCAGACGGTAGAGCAGCGCATTCGTAATGCGAAGGTCGGGGGTTCGATTCCTCTTTCCGGCACCATCAAGATTCAAGCAAAAAGCCCAGTCCTCGCGACTGGGCTTTTTGCTTTTCAACGCGCATCTTTATCGCGCAGCAACGGATCGACAACGGTGACGATCCGGCCGTGCGCCGATCACCCGCGCGAACTCCATCTGTCGAACGGCGCGGTCATCATGAGATTGCGCGCCGCCATCGAATCGCCGTCGTTCGCCTGCCCGGTTTTCGGTGTGTCGTACGCGGCAATCGCTTCGCGCGGCGCCGACGAAAACCACATGATCTTGCCCGCGCATTCGATGCCGACCTGGCGGCCATCCCAGTACACCGCGTTTTCCATGCCCCGCTCCCTTCGTCCGGATGAAATGACACTCTTCCGCGGACAGGAGACGGTGTCCGTTGGCCATCGCACGCAATGCGGGAAATGTTTTACGCGCAGCAACGCGCCATGACGCGACTCGTACCTAACCCGCGCGCTTCTCTTTCAGGAAATCGATCAGCGCCCGCAGCTTGAGCGGCATCTGCGCGCGGCTCGCGGTGTACAGATAGAAGCCCGGAAAAACCGGACACCAGTCATCCAGCACGCGCAGCAAACGGCCATCCGCCAGCGGTTCACGCACGTAGTCCTCGATCACGTGCAACAGACCGACACCTTGCAGCGCAGCCTGCACCATCGTGCGCAGATCGTTGGTCACCAGCGAGCCGCGCGTATCGACTTCGAACACGCGCGCGGAGTCATCGGGGGCCGCGAACTCCCAGCGGTAGATGCCGCCGCTTGTCGCGAAACGGTAACGCAGACAATCGTGTGCGGCGAGATCGGCCGGCGTCCCGGGACGAGGATAGCGCTCGAAATACGCAGGCGAACCGGCCACCACGATACGGATCTCGCCGCTCAACGGCACCGCCACCATGTCCTGCGCGACGCGCTCCCCAAGCCGGATGCCAGCATCGAAACCTTCGCCGACGAGGTCGGCCAGACCATCGTCCAACGTCAAATCGAGACGAATCTGCGGATAACGGCGCGTGAACTCCGCCAGGTGCGGCAATACCAGCAACTCGCCCGCGATCCTCGGCAAATTGATACGCAGCGTGCCGGCGGGCTGATCGCGGGTTTCGTCGAGCGCCTCGAACGCCGCCTCCAGTTCGCCAAGAGCGGGTTGCACGCGCGCGAGAAACTGCGCGCCCGCCTCGGTCAGCGCGACGCGCCGCGTGGTCCGGTTGAACAGCCGGACGTTCAACTGCGTTTCCAGCGCGCGGATGCTTTGCGACAGCGCGGATGCCGTCACCCCGGTTGCGGCCGCGGCATGCGTGAAACTGCCGTGACGCGCGACGCTGGCGAACGCCATCAACGCCGGCAGTTGAGCGGGATCCATCGCGACTCCACTATTAAGTCAAACTTCATAATCCTTGCAGACAACGGGTATTTTTCCACGAAAAGAACTGGAGCACGATGGCGCCATCGATTCATTCTTCTTCACACCCTCGCAAGGAGACAGTCATGACGATGAACCGCTATAGCCTGCTCGGCCGCTCGGGCCTGCGTGTCAGCCCGATCGCGCTCGGCACGATGACCTTCGGCACCGAGTGGGGCTGGGGTGCCGACGAAAAAGCGGCGCAGCGCCTGTTCGACCTGTATGTGGATGCGGGCGGCAACTTCGTCGATACCGCCGATTTGTACACGGAAGGCACGAGCGAAACCTGGCTTGGCCGCTTCGTCGCGGCACGCGGACTGCGCGACCGGCTGGTCATCGCGACGAAATACGGTTACAACGCCGAGTCAGGCAATCCGAACGCGGGCGGCAACCATCGCAAGAACCTGCTGCGCGCGCTCGACAGTTCACTGAAGCGTCTCGGCACCGACTACATCGACCTCTATTACCTGCATACGTGGGACCGCGTCACGCCGGTCGACGAAGTGATGCGCGCGATGGACGACGCAGTGCGCGCCGGCAAGATCCGCTATGTCGGCCTGTCCGACACGCCGGCCTGGTTCGCCGGTCGCGCACAGACGCTCGCCGACTGGCGCGGTTTCGAGCCGGTCGCCGCCATGCAGCTCGAATATTCGATGATCGAGCGCAACGCGGAGAACGAGTTCGCCGACCTGGCCGCCAATCTCGGCATGGGCCTCGTGCCGTGGAGCCCACTCGGCATGGGCGTGCTATCCGGCAAGTACCGCCCGTCTCAAGGCGCAGCCGCGAGCTTTTCCGGCGACGGCCGCCTCGCCGCGATGGCCAGCGCGCCGCCGCCGGGCTTCGACAAGCTGACCGAGCGCAATTTCCGCATCGTCGCGGAGCTGGAATCGGTCGCCAACGAAGCCGGCCGGCCGATGGCGCAGGTCGCGCTGAACTGGCTGCATCAGAAGCGCGGCGTGTCGAGCATCATCGTCGGCGCGACGCGGCCGGAGCAACTGCAGGAATCGCTCGGCTCGCTCGATTTCACGCTCGCGCCCGAGTTGATCGCGCGGCTCGACGCGATATCCGAACCGGCCCGGCCGTTCCCCTACTACATGTTCGCCGATGGCCATCAAGCGCGCATTCACGGCCAGGTGGAAGTCGCCGATAAGCCCGCAAGCTACGCGACGCCATTGAAAATTCCGGCGCCGGCAGCCTGAAAAACGGCGAACAAAGCGACGAGCGTCGCAAAAACATAAGGCCCTGTGTTCGCTGCGGAACACAGGGCCTTTTCATTTGCACGAAAACTCGTAAAAACGACGCGCGAGCGTCAACGAATTCAGCGAATGGATCGTTTACGAAAAGATTAGGGGGACGAATGGCCCGCCAAATGAATCGGTAATTGACGAACGTTCGGTTTGGTAACGGGAAAATCCTGCCGATGCCGCATTGCACAAAAATCGTTTCAGTTTGTTCATATCAACAGACTGAGTGCGCAACGCGCAGCGGACGAGAAGCAGACCCGCGCGAAGCCCGTGGAGCAAGGCTGACGGACGATGGCGAGAGGAAACTTGGATTGATATGAATGACAGCGGATAAGCAGACAAGCCGCATGCAACCGATAAATTCTATTCAAACACCCTCTTCAATTGTCAGCTTGTGCCGTTAAAGCAACAAACAACATGTGAGCTGCATCAGCTGCTGGTGCAAAACGGGGACCGAGGCAGATAATCGGTTTGTAAAGGAGAAAGATCATGGATGCCAAACCAACGAAAATTCCGACCCCGGACAAGGTTTTCAGCCCGGATCCGGAACCCGCTGGCGTCGAGTTTCTGGGTGCTGAACTGCCGGAGCACGTTCGCGCCTTTTTCGACGAACAACGCAAGTCGTGCGACTCGAAGTAATCGGGGCGTGGCGCGATGCAGCATCGGTGGCCGTGCGTGACGCGCACGGCGCGGATTGGATCGCGCGCGAGCATGGGTCTCGCGTTCTGCTGTCAACGGGGTTAATGACCTTCTGAAGCCGACGCCCGGCTGCACGCCCGGCGTCCGGTTGTGCTCGTCCGTCGCGGTGCGTTGGAATGTTGCAGATGTCGCCATGGCCGGCTGCTCGAATGCCGCGCCATCGTGTAGTTCATCATCGTGATGAACACGCCTGCCCGATCGGGCATCGTCTATTCTTCTGGTTTTTCTTCCGCGGCCGACCGGCCACCGACCTGTCCATGAATCGTTCGTCCCGCTTTGGCGCGTCATGCGCGCTTGCATTGCTTGTCGCCCTCGCATTCGCACCCGCGCCCGCCGCCGCCGATGGCGACGACACCGCCCTCACCAATCTGATCGCCCTGGCATCGCAGCGACTTGCGCTCGCGGAACCGGTCGCACGCTGGAAATGGGCGAATCACCAGGCGATCACCGATACGCCGCGCGAAAACGCGTTGCTGGCCGATGTCGCGAAACGCGCGGCTACTGCAAATGTCGATCCCGCATTCGCTCGCGCGTTCTTCCAGGATCAGATCGACGCGAGCAAGGACGTACAGAACGCGCTGTTCGCCGAGTGGCGCGCCACGCAGCCGCCGCAAGGCCCGGCGCCTGATCTCGCAACCAGCACGCGACCGCAGTTGGACCGCTTGACTCAGGCCATGGTGACGGGGCTCGCGCGCGTACAACCGCTGCGCGCGACGCCGGATTGTCCGTCGCGGGTCGCGCAGGCTCTGGCTAACTGGAAATCGCTGACACGTTACGACTCCACGCGTTCGAGCGCGCTAACGCACGCGCTTGGTCACGTATGCGACTCGGGCGGCGTCGGCGCGACCGGTTAAGAAGCGCGCGTTCGTACTCGCCGATGGGTTTGGTCGTGCGCTCGCACTCTTTGGCGCTGCGTTATACAGCGCGCTTCGGCTCAGCTCGAGCTACCAGGCTCAGGCAAGCCCCGTGACCGACGCGTCGGTCGTCACGCTGAGCGGCATCACACGCAAACCTCGCGCAAGATGGCTCTGCAGGATGCGGTAGGTCGACAACTCGAACGGCCCTGTCACGCTCGACGCGTGCAGATCAGTCGCCTGCGCGAGCGACGCCGCGTGACCCAGATAACACCAGCGATCGACGACGTGAAACGCACGCGCCTGCGACGCCTCCTCGCGCTCCTCGAAAACGATCGGGCCTTGAAACGGCCAAGGCGCATCCGTCGGATCGCTCTTCCCGACGCGCGGCACACGGTTATGTCCGGGGCGCAGAGTTGCGATCCATTGCGCCTCCGCCAGCATTGCGCCCAACTCGCCGCCGGTCGCGCGCCATTCGACGCGCCGCACCTGCTGCGCAAGCCGAATATCCTTCGACGACCGGCGCTCGCCGGTCAAATGCGCACGCAAGCGCTGACGCACGCGCACGCTTCGTCCGACGTACAACGGCAGGTCGTCGTCGCCATAGAACGCGTAGACGCCGCATCCGGCCGGCGCGGCGTCCAGCAGATCCTCCGTTATTTCGCCCGCCAGCCGGTAGCGCCGCGTAGTGCGCTCGATCTGCGCCCGCAGCACATTCAACGGCACGAGATCGTGCAGGCGCTGCCAGAACTGCCAGATCAGATCGGCATCGGCGAGCGCGCGGTGGCGGTCCGACGGTACCAACGCGTGACGCTCGACCAGCGCATCCAGTCCATGACGTTTTTCCGCGGGAAAGAGCGCGCGCGACAGACGCACCGTGCACAGCACGTCCGGATCGAAGGCAATACCGGCGCGCCGGAACTCGCCGCGCAGAAAACCACGGTCGAAACTCGCGTTGTGTGCGACGAACAATTTACCGTTCAGGCGCTCGAACAGCGCTGGCGCGACCGATTCGAAGGTCGGCGCGCCGCGCACCATCGCGTTGGTGATGCCCGTGAGTTGCTGGATAAAGGATGGAATCGGCTGCTGCGGATCGACGAGGCTGCTCCAGCGCGATACGCCGGCGGGTCCGACTTCGACCACACCGATCTCCGTAATGCGGTGCTCGCTGGTGGAACCGCCGGTGGTCTCGAGATCGACGAAAACGATCGGGCCGTCTAACGCCGGCTCCGGCAAAAGCTGTTCAGACATGGAAAGGAATACTTTGGACGCGTGACTTTGCGGCAAGTATGCACCAGTTGGCGGGCGTGTAGCTGGATTGCATCGGATGATCTGCGACGGACAGCGATACCCTGCATGGCCGCAATATGCGCCCTGGCGGACAATGCTTTTAAATGCAGAATAACTTCGTTTTCAACGACCTTAAGATTATTCTTAATTCACACATCTCCTGACTGCAACTTGATTAAAATCAAATCATCAGGGCTTTTGAAACAGCCAAAAATTGACGCACATCCAATTAAACAGGCATGAAAAAGCCCTCGCTTTTCGGCGAGGGCTTACGTACGAACGCCGCGCGAGCGGCGAGGCACGGCTTAAAGCGGCTGGATGTTCGCTGCCTGCTTGCCCTTCGGGCCAGTCTTGACGTCGAACGACACGCGCTGGTTTTCCTTCAATGATTTGAAGCCTTCCGAACGAATTTCAGAGAAATGCGCGAAGAGATCTTCGCCACCCGAATCCGACGTGATGAAGCCAAAGCCCTTAGCATCGTTGAACCATTTGACGATACCAGTTTCCATGTTCCAATTTCCTTCGAGGATTTAAAAAAAGCGGGCAATGCCCTCAAACCGAATATCACTGTCAAACTATCCACTATGGATTATTTCAGACAGCCTAATCCGTCAATCAGATCGGCCAGGTGAATTCAGCAATGCCGTTATACGGGCAACGAAGAATCGTCGTCAAGCGAATTTTTAATATTCGTTTAGCGCGCAACACGCTAAGCGTCGCACATAACAAATCGGCAATGTTTATCGCATATCTCGATATCGTCTGAATAAATTTCGCGTCATTATTACTTATCAATGACGGAGGTATGCGAGATAGAGGAAATTATTTCTTGCAAAGCTGCAAATCTGTAACAAATTATGTTTTTAGTAAGTGTTTTTCCGAGTTGATAGCGTGCAATCGCATCAGCATCATGGGATCAGAAGTTGTCGTAATGCGTATTGGGAGATTGTCATGCTGTTTAGTGAACTTCGCCGCATCATTTCGTGGCTCACGCGATCGTCGACACAGACGCAAGCAGGTCGATCCGAAGCATCCGCGGAAACAGAAGACTCCGCTCTCCAGTTCGAACCTGTATGGCATGGCGATCACTGGCAAAACCTGCTGGCCTCTCCCATGGACGCACGCCGCTACGTGATGGAAGACTGGAGCGTGCCGGCGTCTTCCGACTGGCGCACCGCCGAGGGCCTCGCGCCCGCGCGCTGATCGGCTAGCCGCCAACTGGCCTTGTCGACGCCCATAAAAAAAGCGCGACTGGAAAGTCGCGCCGACAAAGGTTTGGAGATCTTTTTCGTCAACGAAAAAGTCTGCTTCGAAAAGCAGAAATTTCAGTATAGCGGTTAAGATTCATACGATTATTCACACAATTAACAATCATCTATTTCATTCGCGACAACAATCAATTTTTACATCCTGTCGTTGTTGTTTTTTTGGTCAATTACTGTAGTAAATCAGCAACGCCGAACCCGCCCGCGCCATCACCCATCTTCCCGAATATCGCTAGAAGCCTTTATTGGCAAGGCTTTAACCGCGTTCGCGTATCGTTTCTGATCACGTAATACTTTATTGCGCAAATCGGAACGTCCATCTCGCAAGCTGTCTCTCTACACTCTGCCTAACCGGAAACCAGCGCGGTTCTGCTTTACGCGCATCTCACACGGATCACGCCTCTCGCAGCGCCCGCGTGGGGGTCTCCCTAAAGCCTGGGTTCAACACCCACTCTCGCTCTCGGAGTTACAAGATGATGAAGAAGACACTCATGGTCGCTGCCCTCACGGGCGTTTTTGCAACGGCTGCACAAGCTCAAAGCAGCGTGACGCTGTACGGCTTGATCGACGCCGGCATCACTTATACGAACAACCAGCATGGCCATAGCAACTGGCAAGAAACCAGCGGTTCGGTGAATGGCAGCCGTTGGGGCCTGCGCGGTGCGGAAGACCTCGGTGGCGGTCTGAAGGCCATCTTCACGTTGGAAAACGGTTTCGGCATCAATGACGGCACGCTGAAGCAAGGCGGCCGCGAATTCGGCCGTCAGGCTTTCGTGGGTCTGGCAAGCGACCAGTTCGGCGCTGTGACCCTCGGCCGTCAATATGACAGCATGGTCGACTACGTCGCTCCGCTGGCCCTGACCGGCACGCAATACGGCGGCACGCAGTTCGCGCACCCGTTCGACAACGACAACCTGAACAACTCGTTCCGCGTGAACAACTCGGTCAAGTACCAAAGCGCGAACTACGGTGGCTTCAAGTTCGGCGCGTTGTATGGGTTCTCGAACCAGGCTGACGGCTTCGCGAACAACCGTGCTTACAGCGCTGGCGCGTCGTACAACTGGGGCGGCCTGAACCTCGCTGCTGCATACCTGCAACTGAACAGCAACGGCGCGACCGGCGCACAAGCCGCGTTCAATTCGGGCGGCGCAGTGTCGAGCGACAACACGTTCTTTGCTGGCCGTCAGCAAACGTGGGGCGCGGGTGCGAACTACGCGTTCGGCCCGGCAACCGTCGGCCTGGTGTACTCGCAAACGAATCTGTCGGGTCTGGCTGGCATCGGCGCAGGCGCGTCGGGTCAATCGGCAGGCGTCGGCGGCTTCGGCGGCGGCAGCGCTCACTTCCAGAACTTCGAAGCGAACGCTCGCTATGCGCTGACGCCGGCAGTCAGCGTTGCGGGTTCGTACACGTACACGAAGGCAAGCCTGGCTGGTACGCGTCCGCACTGGAACCAGTTCAATCTGCAAACCGCGTACGCGCTGTCCAAGCGTACCGATGTGTACCTGCAAGGCGAATACCAGCAAGTCAACGACGGCGCGATCGTCGACGCCGACATCAATGGTCTGGCTGCTTCGGGCAACAACAAGCAAGTCGCTGTGACCGCTGGTCTGCGTCACCGCTTCTAAAGCGGCAAGCCACTCCAGCCGTATCGAAGGCGCCGTTCGCGGCGCCTTTTTTTATGTGCCTTCCTTATGCCCGGCCGCTGCCGCGAATATCTGGGCGCTGGAGAAAAGGCCGCGCGTGCATGCGTTGCACAGCGCCGCCTCAGCTTTATTGCGTAAAGCGCAAGCGCTCCCTCCAAGCGCTTCTAGCCACCGAGATCCGGCGGCGGATACTTAACGTCGAGTATGTCGATCGCTTGTGGGCCAGCCGGCGTGTACAGCGTGACCGTATCGCCGACCTTTGCCTTGAGTAGCGCGCGCGCAATCGGCGAAATCCAGCTCACATGACCGATATCGAGATCGACCTCGTCGATGCCGACCACCGTGACGGTGTGGTCCTCGCCATCTTCGGTCGCATAGCTCACCGTTGCGCCGAAGAACACCTGATCGACGTTCTCCTGCTTGCTGCTGTCGACTACTTCCGCCAGATCGAGTCGTTTGGTCAGAAAGCGGATTCGCCGGTCGATCTCACGCAGCCGACGCTTGCCATAGATGTAATCGCCGTTTTCCGAGCGATCTCCATTCGATGCCGCCCAGGACACGAGCTTGACCACCTCGGGCCGTTCGACGTCGATCAATTGCAGCAGTTCGTCACGCATGCGCCGATAGCCGGCGGGCGTGATGTAGTTCTTGGTACCAGCAGGGACATCGGGCTGGGCGACGTCGAGGTCGTCGTCGTTCTCTTCACTCGACTCTTTGACAAAGGCCTTGTTCATGATCATCCGTTGACTGCAGCAATCGACTGCCCATCAAGGGTACACGATCGGGACCGTGTGACAAATCATCGTGACACGCTTCCATTTTTCAAAACCTTTGCTATAATCTCGTTTCTGCGTGCGGCTGTAGCTCAGTTGGATAGAGTACTTGGCTACGAACCAAGGGGTCGTGGGTTCGAATCCTGCCAGCCGCACCACTTATTCGAGGGCCTCCCTCCGGGGAGGCCCTCATGTTTTACCCCGGTTTCATTGCAGTAATAATGCGTCACCCGTTTTAGCGTGCGGCTGTAGCTCAGTTGGATAGAGTACTTGGCTACGAACCAAGGGGTCGTGGGTTCGAATCCTGCCAGCCGCACCACCTATAGAGGGCCTTCCAATCGGAAGGCCCTTTGTTTTTTACTCGGCGATTTGTGTTCGACAAAATTTAAGCGACGGCCGAGGCCAAGCCGGTCGTCATGCTTCATCCGACGCAAAGAGACGACAGCCCTACCTGATCGCGCTGCCCGGTCACCACCGGGCAAAAGCCGTCTCGCCCCGCTATCGCGGAGCCGACTGAATATCGCCGATCTGCCCATCCGGGCTCGGCACATCGGCGAACGAACTCCCCTCCGCTACGTCCCCGCCAAACGGCCGCGCTTGCATGCCGGCGAGCGTTTGCGCCTCGCGCAACACGTCGTTCACGCTCTCGCCGAACCGGCTTTCGACGAACGCTCGCAGCAAGGCCTCGCGCAGCGACTCGCCCCGCCCCTCCACGGTCCGATGAGCGCCCTCGAAATCCGCAACACAATACGCAGCCCCCGCTGCGGTTCGCTCACACACCTCAAGCCGCTGCGCTCGCTCCAGCACGACAGCCGCGGCCTCCCACGACGCGGAAGGCGTAAATCGCCCGTCCCATGGTCGCCCACGATCGTTACCGCGGATCGCAACGGTTTCGCCACTATCGGTAAAGTAGATTTCGCGCACGAAGTCGTGCAGGCTGCGGGCAACCCAATAGTCGAGCGCGAAACCGGTAAGGTCGGCTACTTTCATGTGCGTTCTCCCTGACGAACAGGTGAGACTCGCCGGCAACCGAGGCGTTCAGGCGAAGTGCAAATAGCGCGCGGACATTGAACCGGCTTAAACGGACGCGCCCGCAGAATGCAAAAAGGCGCGCCGCAGCGCGCCTTCAGCCCAAACAAATCGTACAACACAGCGAACTCAGTAATCCGCCCGCTCGCGGTCGATACGCATGCCGCCGTCGTGCCGATGATGCCCTTCCTCGCTCGGCCGCTCGCGCGCAATACGCATGACGTCCGGATTGGTCCGCACACGGCGCATCACGTTGGCCAGGTGCACGCGATCGCTGACTTGAATCACGAAACGCAACACCGTGGATTCCTGCGACAGATCTTCGTCCATCGCGATGTGGACGATGTTCGCGTCCGCCGACGTGATATCCGCCGCGACGCGCGCAAATACGCCCTTCGTGTTCTTGACCAGCACCTTCACCGCGACATCGAACAGACGGCCAGGCTGCGGCGCCCACGCGACGTCGATCCAGCGGCCCGGATCGCGCTTGTGGATGCGCTGCGCGACGCGGCAGTCGGTGGTATGGATCGCCATCCCGAGACCGATGCCGATATAGCCCATGATGTCGTCGCCCGGAATCGGCCGGCAGCACGCGGACAGTTGCACCGACATACCCTCGGTGCCCGTGATGACCACCGGCGGCGCATGCGGCAGATCGGAATGCGCGCGCGAACCGTCGTCGTCGGCATCGCGGCCGCTCATCAGCACTTCGATGCGCTTGGCCATGACCGCCGCGACACGCCGGCCGAGGCCGATGTCCGCGAAAATCTCCTGGCGATTCTTGTTGCCGGTCCACTGGACCAGTTTTTCCCAGGCTTCCGGCGTCACGTCCGACAGCGCAAACCCGTAGCCCTTCAGCGCCTGATCGACGAGACGCTCGCCGAGCTGCACCGACTCGTTCAGACGCATGGTCTTCAGATAATGCCGGATCGCCGAACGCGCCTTGCCGGAGCGGACGAAACCGAGCCACGCCGGATTCGGCTTCGAGTACGGCGCCGTAATGACTTCGACGATGTCGCCGCTCTTCAACTCGGTACGCAGCGGCAGCAGTTCGTTGTTGATCTTCACCGCGACGCACTGGTTGCCCAGGTCGCTGTGGATCGAATACGCGAAGTCGAGCGCGGTGGCGCCGCGTGGCAGCGCCATGATCTTCGACTTCGGCGTGAACACGTAGACCGCATCCGGGAACAGATCGATCTTCACGTGCTCGAGGAATTCGCTTGAATCGCCCGCTTCGCTCTGAATGTCGAGCAGCGACTTCAGCCACTGATGCGCGCGCTTCTGCACGTCGTTCAGATCCGCGCCGCCGTTCTTGTACAGCCAGTGCGCGGCCACGCCGGCCTCGGCGATTTCGTGCATCTTGCGCGTACGCACCTGAAACTCGATCGGCGCGCCGAACGGGCCGACCAGCGTGGTGTGCAACGACTGATAGCCGTTGACCTTCGGAATCGCGATGTAGTCCTTGAACTTGCCCGGCACCGGCTTGTACAGCGCATGCAGCGCGCCGATGCAGGTGTAGCACTCCAGCGCGCTGTCGACCACCACGCGGAAACCGTATACGTCCAGCACCTGCGAGAACGACAACTGCTTGTCGCGCATCTTCTTGTAGATACTGAAGATGGTTTTCTCGCGGCCGGTGACCTCGGCGTCGAGCTTCGCGTCGGCAATCGCGCGCTGCACCGACTCCAGAATCTTGCCCACCACCTCGCGCCGGTTACCGCGCGCCGCCTTGACGGCTTTTTCGAGCGTGGCGTAACGGTGCGGGTTGAAGTTCGCGAAGCTCAGGTCCTGCAGCTCGCGATAGGTATTGTTCAGACCGAGCCGATGCGCGATCGGCGCGTAGATGTCCAGCGTTTCGCGCGCGACCCGGCGGCGCTTTTCCGGCGGCACCGCGCCCAGCGTGCGCATGTTGTGCAGCCGGTCGGCGAGCTTGACCAGAATGACGCGGACGTCGCGCGCCATGGCGAGCAGCATCTTGCGGAAGTTTTCCGCCTGCGCTTCCTCGCGATTGCGAAACTCCATCTTGTCGAGTTTCGACAACCCATCGACCAGTTCCGCGACCTTCGCGCCGAACCGCTCGGCGAGTTCGGCCTTGGTCACGCCCTGGTCTTCCATCACGTCATGCAGGAGCGCGGCCATGATCGACTGCGCGTCGAGATTCCAGCCGGCGCAGATTTCCGCGACGGCGACCGGATGCGTGATGTACGGCTCACCGCTCTGCCGGTACTGGCCGAGGTGAGCTTCGTCGCTGAAATGGAACGCCGCCTTGATGTCCTTGATTTCTTCCGGCTGCAGATAGCCGGACAGCGCGGACGTCAGTTTGGCGATGGAGACGACGTCATGCCGGCGCGGCTGCTCCGGCGTGGCGGTCGGTCC
The sequence above is a segment of the Paraburkholderia sp. D15 genome. Coding sequences within it:
- a CDS encoding bifunctional (p)ppGpp synthetase/guanosine-3',5'-bis(diphosphate) 3'-pyrophosphohydrolase — translated: MSTTPPTATEAEHDADSPSSARKYIDAVLEQSFRHLFGPTATPEQPRRHDVVSIAKLTSALSGYLQPEEIKDIKAAFHFSDEAHLGQYRQSGEPYITHPVAVAEICAGWNLDAQSIMAALLHDVMEDQGVTKAELAERFGAKVAELVDGLSKLDKMEFRNREEAQAENFRKMLLAMARDVRVILVKLADRLHNMRTLGAVPPEKRRRVARETLDIYAPIAHRLGLNNTYRELQDLSFANFNPHRYATLEKAVKAARGNRREVVGKILESVQRAIADAKLDAEVTGREKTIFSIYKKMRDKQLSFSQVLDVYGFRVVVDSALECYTCIGALHALYKPVPGKFKDYIAIPKVNGYQSLHTTLVGPFGAPIEFQVRTRKMHEIAEAGVAAHWLYKNGGADLNDVQKRAHQWLKSLLDIQSEAGDSSEFLEHVKIDLFPDAVYVFTPKSKIMALPRGATALDFAYSIHSDLGNQCVAVKINNELLPLRTELKSGDIVEVITAPYSKPNPAWLGFVRSGKARSAIRHYLKTMRLNESVQLGERLVDQALKGYGFALSDVTPEAWEKLVQWTGNKNRQEIFADIGLGRRVAAVMAKRIEVLMSGRDADDDGSRAHSDLPHAPPVVITGTEGMSVQLSACCRPIPGDDIMGYIGIGLGMAIHTTDCRVAQRIHKRDPGRWIDVAWAPQPGRLFDVAVKVLVKNTKGVFARVAADITSADANIVHIAMDEDLSQESTVLRFVIQVSDRVHLANVMRRVRTNPDVMRIARERPSEEGHHRHDGGMRIDRERADY